Below is a window of Solanum stenotomum isolate F172 chromosome 7, ASM1918654v1, whole genome shotgun sequence DNA.
tttggaaaagaatcaagaaatatGGGTTCTCCAGATAATGGACTTGAAAGTCTAGTCAGCCGCTTGATTTTGCTTTGATCTTTCTGCAGATCATCAGAGGATGTCAACTGGGAATTACGCACCAGCAAAAGGTATTCAGGAGTTGGATGGGCTCCCACTGGAACAGCATCCATACGATGCTCAAGAGGTGGCTGATCAAACCTCCACAACTTCAGCAAAAGAGTAAATGCATTTGAGAAGACGGCATGTGAAGAAATTTCTTCAGACATTACAATCCATTTCACATTGGGTGCACATGAACCAAAGGCTTCACAAATTGGCATCAATGCACCAGCAAGTTGTGGAACCTGGAAAAtgtaatgcataaacattaaacaaaacTAACAATCTGGTTTTCTCTATCCTAATCTTATGACAGCTGCTGTTATAGGTACTTTCTTCAAACCTATTTCACACAGTTCTGTATATTAGTTTACAGATAAGCAATGCCAGCATAACCATTTAGATGTCCATCGAAAAAGTACATTAAAGATAGACTTAcgatttaaagaaaaaacatttctCCAAAATTCAACAACCATTTCAGGCTTAGAATCAAGGCACTCATAGGTACACAAAAGACTACTTTATTTCAGGCTTCCTTAGGCCCCTGAGTGCATATggatatcttttcaaaatttatttgtgATATCATTAAAAACTTTCAGAGTGTGTAGATTTACAAATTCTTTTGTCAATTGTCACGAGGTCTCCATCCATGTTGAGCGGCCATGCAATTTTAAGTTAGtctctatgtttttttttatgtgattttcaGCCACACGAGCAACATAAATGTCATTTAAGGTAATTTATAATGAGATAGGAGCAGCTGAAATTCAACATACCAATCCATGCAAAGAAAAGATCTGAACACAATCAATAGATGACACTCCGATGAGAAGAACATTCAGGAATCGGGCATAACCAATCAAATGGCTTTCAGTTCCCGAATAATTAGCAGGAACAGGAGGTGACAGCAACCTGGTGATGAATAGAACAGTATGTTCCTGCAATAATGCAGATGAAACACAGGAAATGAGTCTGTTGACACAGAAATAGCAATTTTTGTAACTgtttgtgaacttgagaatgaCTTCCCTGAAACCAACTTCTAATACAAGTATATTCTATTATCTAAGTTCTTTTGCAGCTCAAATAAATGTAATGTAATGTGCTCTAAATAATTAAGTTAGAGAGTATTTCAGGTAGTGTTCAGAAAAAAACTACCCCTCTTCTAAAATGAGCCACATCCATGGTAAATTAAGGGGATTTCCACTCTGTTAAAGCAAAAAGTCCCAtattggtggttaatgagatgacTGAACTCCTTATAAGGCCTGGACAATCTTCCTCCCTTAGAGCTAGTTTCTGGGGTctgagttaggcccaagaccTAATTTCACATGGAATCAGAGCAAGGGCGAATCTCACCCAATGCTGGGGCccccaaaaattcaaaaattgcccatgcaccagatgctaagcattGGGCATGAGGTGGGTCAAAAATTGCCCaagcaccagatgctaagcaccAGGCGtaaggtggggtgttaaagcaaaaagttccacattggtggttaatgagatgagtggactccttataaggcttggacaaTCCCTCCTCCCTTAGAGCTAGATTTTGGGGAGTGAGTTAAGCCCAAGACCTAATTTCACAcaacttattttctttcttctcatcACCATCACCTCGACCAGTTGACACTTCATGGCCACGATAGATGATGAAAATTCTTCATCTCCTGATGCTTATGGGATAGAAAGATGCTGTCAAGATGAGCATCCTCAACTTCCCTCcttgatttcattttttcacttcTCTTATCCATGGGTTAGGGATCAACTGCTTATGCCAATGCTGGAGCTGCTCGGCGTTTGTGCACTACTTGCACTGTAATTGGTTATGGTTGTGGGTTTAGCTGGGTGATGTAAGTGGTGTTTGGGAACCTGTACCAACTATTAAACGGATACTTTGGAAAcagaaaaagggaaagaagaaaagaaatgtttttcacaatggaaaaaaacaaatacaacAACATGCCTAGTGAAATCCAGCAAGTGGAAAAAAACAAATGTGtagaaaaatatcataaataatttagACTCTAAAGGCTTTGAACAAAGAGGGTTTTGAGGTTCAACTACCTCGAATAGTAAAATACACCTGTTTTATCTAGAGGAAAGGGCAAACCATACCTGTATATTCCAACCACGAGCAAAAGAGGCACCACAGAGAATAGCAGCAGCAGAAACCTTGTCATCATCCGAGCCATTGACTGCAATCTCatatattttctctatttctGCTAAACTTCCATCAAATCCATGAGCTTAATTTCAGTTCCATACCACTGTATAAATTTCGAAAAAGAACATCTGATATACCTGGCTTCAGCAAAGAATAGGTTTTAACTGAAGACCAGGCAGtaactaagaaaaataaaaaagaatctaTTTTATGGCACAACTGCATTTTCCAATTCATGACTATTTACATGCCATACCCCTGGTGGACAATATGGAAAGAGAGGAACCTTAGAGTTTTTGAGAATAGGGAGAGTAGTATGCAACAAGTTAAACTGAATTGCATTTCGACTctgtgtttttggtgtaatcaaatTTACTCTAATGATACCGTCTCTATCATTGATGTCTTAGACTCATTATAGGGATAGGTCGGTATTATTAGAGTTTCCTTATGTAAATACGGGTTTCGGTACAACCTATGTACTGTTCTGCAGAAATAGAAACaattaccattttcaaaaaaaaaaaaaaaaaaagatatagaTTGATGAAATAGAAAACCCAAACTGCTAATCAATCCTTAAACTGGATCTATTTTCCAATTTATAGCACTTTCAAGAGCCTTTTAtagtaagattttttttatgagataggtaaaacttttttttctagTAAGATAATCCCAGGTGAAACCAAGTATGAGATTAACCCTTTGAAAGAAATTTTTCGCCAGTAGTAAATTCTCCATTTTTTATCCTTTCCATTATAGTTGATTTTTCCATCCACTCTATTATGTTGTTCCTTCTCTGTTTTGtccaatttcttttttcataaaaagaTCTCCTTTAAAGCTGGATCACTATCTTCTTACATCAACTCAAAATCAGCGTATCAAACTCATCCACTGAAATTCCTTTTTAATAAATTCATTTAATTTCTCCATTCTGGTTTATTTCCCATAACCTCTTCTACCATTCCTGAAACTTAAGTAGGTTGAGCATTCTTTGTAACTTCTAGGTTTATTCTTTAATCATTTCTAATTCAGATTCTGATCCACTAAGGCCCGTTTTATAAGCCACCAAGGATGGAATACTTCATGATGAAGTTCTAGCTTTCTTTcaatcaaaaagtaaaattctGTCAGTAGTTAAATCTGCATCAGTTCTCTTATCTATATATCTTTTCGCGCTCCTCAACATGTTTGAAAACTCCAACTAGGCAACATGAACCAGTGGCACCATGTAAAATATTACTACTCAAAGCAAGTATCCTCGGTAGAAGATAAGTAGGAAATCAGTAAACAAGGAACACTTTCTAATTGACAACTTTGTTGTACCTTGATGCTGGTGTTGATACCAAAGAGCTGACCATTTGAGGAGTTAAGGGAGACCCTTTCATCAATGATGACCAGCCAGGCATTTGACTCGAGACGCTACGAGGAACTTGATTGCATCTACCTTTTACATATCCGGGCCACAAATAAGCAGAGGTGTCCAAAATGTTTCTGGCAATGCAGGCTTCGACAATCAAGTGTCGCAGGTTTCCCACTACAAATTGTTAGAGATTAGCATAAAAACATACACTAATAGCTTCACATACTAGTGCATAGATGAGAAGTAGCAGATGCACCATCGTAGATTAAGTTTTATTATCTGAAAGCAATCAAccatcacaaaataaataaatgaacataaaaaacaagacaaaaaataggaaaataacataaataccCAACTGAGGAATGgcaaaattgaaattttcatCTAGTTACCATTGCATTGATTGGAGATGGGGCAcatttttagcaattttgtcaaactctttaaTGTTGTCAAAGTAATAGCAAAATGCAATTTAAACCACATGGGACAACTAATAAAAGGTCAGACAAActaaaatttcttgaaattcaatAAGGAGATAAACTCACCGCAATTGACAGGAATGTCGTTCAAGCTCATTCCCTCAAAATAGCCACTCCCAACACTTATACCTGAAAGGAACATCATTGCTTTTGCAGCAGCTAGATTTGCCAATGGAGCAGCAGGCAATGGTGGGGTCAACAAGCCTTCAAAATCACCAAGTTGCTGAAGGCTAAATACCAAGTCTTGGTGACGTTTTCTGGATGACTCTTTCCTTTGATTGGTAGAGCTGCAATTCATCTCCTCCTCTTCAAGAAGATTCACTATTGCTAGTGGTGTTATAGACAACAACACACATAAGCAAGTATCCAGGCGAGGTACTGGTCCCTCACTTGAATCCCTTTCCTGAATTGAACAAAAGTGGTTAGAAGATTCTACAATGAAACCAAAAGCAATAAAATCAGACTCTTAGCATGATTGTTAAATAGCAGTTTTAGTTCTCCAATAAACTGAGTCCATCATCCTACTCCCCCACCCCCACAAATCACAATAGTGACACACATGCATCATACATATTCCCAGAACCTTTTATAGAAAGAAACTGAATAGTTCAATAGCAAAGCAACCCTAAGTTTAGCTTTAGCTAATACATCAGTTGACTTTCCAGCACTTCAAAACTTGAAAACATTCCTTCCAGCAATATCACATTGAGAAGCATAgtttttttctataattttgCTCAAGGGTACAGAAGAAAGATAAGATAATACAGCCTGAATTCAACTTGACAAGGGATGGAAGGGATTTCATCATGAAATGcttactctattttattttttgacaagTTAAGAGACTCTGTATATAAATCATCAGCACAAAGTGCTGGAAGCCAAAATTACATCATTGAATCTACATCCAAAAGAGCACAAACAATGGACTTACACTAAATCCTATTTCATCTTACAAGGATCCTAGGATGTTTATTATAGAAGCTGGGTCATCTATATACTCTGAGCTGCACCAATAATAAATGCTTACTCTATTAACAAGCCTTAGGGCTGCAATCCATAATCCAAGAAAAGTGTCCTTCCAAGGTGAAGAGTTAACTGCCTGCAGAGCCTTCACTAAACCTGCAATACAACTGCAGTTTAGTGATGTCATTTAGAGCAGGTTTTTATACACAATAACTTAAGGAGTGTACTGTGTATACCGGTGAGTGTTTCAGCAGCACTTGTAACTGCTACTTGTGACCCGTCCATGATATCTTCTAGAAAAAGATCAATGGGAAGCCAGAGCACCGCTGGACTAGCACCATGACACTGATCTGCAGAAGATCCAAGCGAACCAGAAGCCATTACAGAATGAAACTTTTTATGTGAGCTTGTTTTGCATTTTCTTGAGAGGACTACATGATCATCAGATGTTAACTGCACCAAAGCCTCCGGAGATATATTCTTAGAATTTCTTAAAGCTGATGAATTTGACACAAGAAGTCTTAAATTCTGGGTGAAGGACTCCCAGTGCGTGGGCCTAacgaagaaagaaaaatgaacaaTGAGCCACTGTGATATCAATTTAGTCTAGTACAGCTAAAACTTATCCATTGCTTAAAAATAGCAAAAGAAGACAACATAACATGCAAACTTGAGTAAGGGTACTATCACTATCAACAAGAGCAGCAGTTGAGGGAATAAACGTATATGATCTTACATGTTCGTGCGTACCAAATAAAGGATTGCAGAAGTCACTTTATCTCGAAAAAGTTCACCAATTATTTCAATAGCCATAACTGTGTTTGATTTAGATAATAATTCCTGCTTTTCTGTTCTCCCCCCAGAAAAACCATCATGATTATTCAATCCCATATCTTGAGATGTAATATGCCACCTAGACTTCTTTTCAGCAGTCAGTTCCAGCAATCCCTCATCATCAAGGGACGCATCAAGTAACTCCCATACAATTGTAAAAACAAATCCAACCACAATTAGACCACTTTCAGACCCCTGAAGTCCAAATATCTGGGAAAGATGTAATGTATCATTTATAGCTTCCATGATCCTGCAATTGCATTCACATTTGTTAACTGTTGATGCTGAATTAATTGACTGCATTTGCATTAGTTCAAACAAAGTCAAAATAAGTTCACAAATCTGAGCCAATATACTTTTCATTCATATTGATATCTTACTATCTCCGAGTTAATAAAAAAACAGGAAAAATTTCAGGAGTATaacatgagaaaaataattataggtCCTCTGAGCTCTACTTATATCATTTTCACAAGAGCAAGGGTCATCTAAACATTACAAGACAGAATTGAAAGAATCCTCATCTTGAAAACCGGTGCCCCAGAAgcgaaaattgaaaatatataaacaaaggAAATTACTGGAAAAAGAAAATCCCTACCAAGTCTCGACAGAGTAAAGACTACAGAAGAAAGGTTTTTTTTGGAATTAGACTCTCAACTAATGTTTTCCTGAAAGAACTTGATACTTTGGGCTCTGAGACGGTAAAAAAAGATTGGAACGTTATCAACTGAAGCTGCCAATTTGATTAGGAGGACAAAGAGTCCAAGGATGGCCATTAACCTACTTTACCATTGACACAAAAGTAAATAAGTGTAGGCTTTCCTTTTTCACCGCCATTTACCTTTCCACAGTCTCTGACCTCACTATCTAACCAAGaaatctaaataaattaataaatgaattCACATACTGCGGTGGCCTATGGTGTCAGCACAAATGTTACATCGCATCAATGTTTTTCAGAGCTAAGATCAAACTTAATAATAAAGGATATCAACAAGCAAGTGGTTAGTAATGAGACAAACTGAAGAAGGATACAAGAAGCAAGGCGTACTTTTGATAATTTGGACCATTAATCAGAGATGACAATGAGAAAGCGTATATTTTTAGAAGTTCCATATAAAGCCTGTATGCCACTGGATAGCTCCTTCGAGTCGGGATCACTCTGCAAAGGAAAAATGTAAGGGAAACCGTGAACAAAAAAGACTAACAATTCATTAACCAATGACCATACTTCAATCCCAATTCCCAATccccttctataatagccaatttcatttttttgtaactTAAAAATCCTTTGTTTATAGCTTCAAAATTCAGTAGGTAATGGGCTCACCCCTCTACCTTCTCCACTTAATACGATACTTGGTGACAACagacaaaattcaaaatcatgATGTGCGTCTACCAAAGCCCTATGGGCTACACGGGCCAATCTCTTTTTTTCTATCGTACATGTAACAAAAGACTAACAACAATGAAATCCCTTTCTTAAATTGTATGACCATTTTACCTAATCATTGTTACGAATGtgattcattaatttgattatgTCCCAAAATTCCTCAATGTGGGGGATCATTCTTTTCTACTAGGACAAGCTCGtggaaatatttgtattaatcAATGAgtagttgttagttgttgtagtcactattccttttttttttttttgcaaaatgcTTTCACATGTTTTCCTTAGAATCTACTTTGATATGTATCTTCTTAAGCCGAGGATCTATCGAAAACCGTCTCTCTACCTTCTAAGACAGgtgcaaggtctgcgtacactcaaACCTCCCCAGACTCCACTTGTAGGATTACACGGGGTATGTTCTTGTTGTTAGACTTTTAACTTAGGAAGTATGTTGAATAGCTATCATCTCATCTTAAAGCTTAGTGAATTTAAGAATTAAACATTATTAActaatcatttttaaataaacatTCCGTATCAATTCTACTGTATTCAGGTGCCATTTCATTCCACAATTAAACAAAGCGACGATAAAAATCAAAGGCTAGATAAACAAAAACATATACCTGTTTGACAGTAGAGCTAGAACGAACATAGGAGGTACAATACGAAGCGCCAAAGCTTTCTCAAGGAACTTCCAAGCAATAGGATCATTATAACCCCAACAAATATGAGAAACAAGAAGGTCAGCAACGTCGGTAGAAGGCATGGAGTGTCCGGCAGAGTTAAGAGTGGAAGAAAGTTGCATTGCCCACATCAAAGGGTCAGTGCCTTTCAACTGAGCCAACTTAGTGAGTTCAATCACTCCGTCCCATAGACTCGATTGTTGTCCGGTCACCACAGCCATGGAGATTTTCAACGGTCGCCGGAGAAACTTAGGGTTTAGCTAGATCTGAAAATCGGTCATGAACAGTGAAGAGCTCAAACTGGCGGAAGGAGTTTTATTCAAAGTGTTGCCTCTTTCGTTCTATGTGGAGAAATGACTTGGGAATTGCggatatataaatacaaatattttagtCAGTTTCGGAGGCTTTTCTATTGACACTTTTTCGGTCCCacttatatttttcttagtCTTCCAAATACAATTTGCCAGAAAGTATGGAGCCGAATATTTGGACATAAAAATCGTGAAAtttgatggaaaaaaaatatagaacttatttattttttaaaatttaaaataggtttagaaattgaaattgtgtttggatataaatacaattgaaatttttatgaataatttaagtgaaaaacatagaataattgtgtttatgaaaattgataatcgaattaaatcaaaataaaacaattaatatttctaggtatgatttttaaaataattacgtACTACTTTATTAGCCTAAGttaacaaaaaatgtaaaagaacaaaattattTGTCTCACATAGGCAAACTTTTTTAATAGTCAGCACTTACATTAGATACTAATTCAATTGTTATTTATAGACGtgtcaaaaaatatttgtcaaagaaatattttaattctctttatatttgaaaagttaGTCAATCTTACctaaaaaatcaacaaattcaaaaacCTTGACTCGGTAAttaatttgagttaattattatatttgtaaaaacttatttaattgatttgattattatttttcagtaGAAGTCGAACCAAATTGCACTATAAAGACCCCTAGTGTAGAGTCATTCTAACGACGAATTGAATAAAAGAGTTGATGACTTTATGGACCATTATTAGAGTGAGAATATGGTGAAAATCTATGTTTAATCATACACATACAATAATTTACCATCTTTAAGAGTAATTAAAAGGTctctacattttttttctttcaaaagtgTGCATTCTCACTATGATTGTGGTCAGTGGTCACCCAACTACTTTGCAACTTTCCACTATAAGCTATCATCTAGATTGGATTGTTTCTTTCTTAATCAGAGGaaacatttttctttaataaatcctagataacataaatttaatttagtcggactcaatataaatatcaaatacacAATTAAGAAAATCTTAGGTTAAACTAAATGTTGATCAATGAAGACAAGAAAGTTTTTAAGTGTAGATGACTACTTGTACTTGAAATTTCAGTGAGAGGGTTTAAAGCCAGTTAAGCCAATagcatatttctttttttttgtgaccCGCTTACTTGCTAATGTTGTACCTCTTCCTTTGCTAACTCTATCACTTCCCTTCTATCTCTTAAAACTTTTACACTTAATAGCTCCCTTGACCATTGGGACGATCAAAGTAGAAAGGGGATGCCTTTTTAATTAAGCAAAGAACACATCGAAGCTAGACAGAAGATTCAATCTCATAGAGTTCAATTCTCGTTCTCAACCCATGAACAATATGAGCTCGAAGCTTTCTTGGTAATTTCCGAAACTTATTCGTAGTGGCTCCCTTACATCCCTCATTCCAGAGAGAACCTCAAAGTGACTCTATTTCATTATATTTCATCCATATACCAATTACATTCATTTAATATCCCATTGGTGTCGTTAACATAACATATGTCATATTCTAGTCTATCTCTTTCGGTGCTATGCGAGGTTTGTGAttatttttcaatctttttctacTAGGTAATCTAGGATCCCTTCCTGTTACGTTAATGCAAGTTTCTCgaacaagtatttttttttatgtccatGGAAGCTAATAAATATACTGGGCAAGACAACATGTAATGTCTCAATTTTTGCCTTACCCACAAACAACTTTTCTCCAAATCGGTATATATTAGTTTGGCCATGACGGTCAGTGCTCCTAAGATCATAAAAGCAATGTTacgaataattaaaaaaaagaaggaactTTCCACCACAAGCTATGACTTCTTAAAAGCCTTCTTACACTCCATGGGTCCACTGAAATTGCAAGTGATTTTTTTGCAGGATCAATACACTATTATCCAATAAGACAATAGTCTCTACTCATTCGCTTTCCCACTCTTTTGGAGACTCGAACCCATGATTTTAGAAATGAAGATGAAAAGTGCTTACCATCCGAACAATCCCCTCTTAAATCTTAATGAAATCATCAAAGAATATCCAGGGAAGAGagtgattagacaagacatCTGACACCTATAGGCTGTAGCTAGAAGTGGTAAAATCGGCTCAAAAAATCACAATCCACCCAATCTGTTTAGATTTGAGCAAGTTAGTAACATGCTCATTTtattaagggaaaatgcataagtaccccccaacctatgcccgaaatcttaGAGACACATCTAACCTTTAccaaggtcctattaccctttgaacttattttatatataattttctaccccttttcggcctacgtggcactatcttgtagGCCCAAcacgtgttgacaattttttcaagaatagtgccacgtaggccgaaaagggatagaaaattatatataaaataacttcgggggtaataggaccttagtaaaggttacgtgtgtctcagggatttcgggcataggctgggggtacttatgcattttccccttTATTAACTAGACTGATATGCAGCCCAAATGGTAAAGAATGCCTAGCATGCATACTGCTGAAACCTAATGCCCTTCTCTTTCCCTAAGCATCAACACTATAAGGGGTTCAAGATCATCTAAAGCTTGTATATGTATTTTGGTGCTACACATTATAGAGAATGTAAATTGCAATAACAAAATCAAGCAATTCTCCCTTAGCATCAAATAGCAGAGTTCTCCAAGGATGGAGGGCAGATAAAGTAACTTTTACCAAGTAAAAACTTGAAATTCTAGTCAATTAACTTTAGTAACTACAAAAACTTCAGCAGCAGAAGCCTCACAGTCctaattaaatatgaattcaTGATATAACATATTCTTGCTTTAGTGTCGCGCAGTTGGAGCTGGAAGCTTCCTCAGATTAAATGTATATTCAATC
It encodes the following:
- the LOC125870613 gene encoding mediator of RNA polymerase II transcription subunit 33A-like, giving the protein MAVVTGQQSSLWDGVIELTKLAQLKGTDPLMWAMQLSSTLNSAGHSMPSTDVADLLVSHICWGYNDPIAWKFLEKALALRIVPPMFVLALLSNRVIPTRRSYPVAYRLYMELLKIYAFSLSSLINGPNYQKIMEAINDTLHLSQIFGLQGSESGLIVVGFVFTIVWELLDASLDDEGLLELTAEKKSRWHITSQDMGLNNHDGFSGGRTEKQELLSKSNTVMAIEIIGELFRDKVTSAILYLVRTNMPTHWESFTQNLRLLVSNSSALRNSKNISPEALVQLTSDDHVVLSRKCKTSSHKKFHSVMASGSLGSSADQCHGASPAVLWLPIDLFLEDIMDGSQVAVTSAAETLTGLVKALQAVNSSPWKDTFLGLWIAALRLVNRERDSSEGPVPRLDTCLCVLLSITPLAIVNLLEEEEMNCSSTNQRKESSRKRHQDLVFSLQQLGDFEGLLTPPLPAAPLANLAAAKAMMFLSGISVGSGYFEGMSLNDIPVNCVGNLRHLIVEACIARNILDTSAYLWPGYVKGRCNQVPRSVSSQMPGWSSLMKGSPLTPQMVSSLVSTPASSLAEIEKIYEIAVNGSDDDKVSAAAILCGASFARGWNIQEHTVLFITRLLSPPVPANYSGTESHLIGYARFLNVLLIGVSSIDCVQIFSLHGLVPQLAGALMPICEAFGSCAPNVKWIVMSEEISSHAVFSNAFTLLLKLWRFDQPPLEHRMDAVPVGAHPTPEYLLLVRNSQLTSSDDLQKDQSKIKRLTRLSSPLSGEPIFLDSFPKLTLWYRQHQACIASPLSGLVPGTPVHQIVEALLNFMFRKINRTGQSLTPAISGSSSSSGPGNEDVSLHLKLPAWDILEAVPFVLDAALTGCAHGRLSPRELATGLKDLADFLPASLATIVSYFSAEVTRGIWMLASMNGTDWPSPAANLAAVEQQIKKILAATGVNVPSLTVGGNSPATLPLPLAALVSLTITYKLDRSTDRFLNLMGPALSNLATGCPWPCMPVMVALWAQKVKRWSDFLVFSASRTVFHHNRDAVVQLLRMCFAATLGQTTSSIASNGGVGALLGHGYGSHFSGGISPVAPGLLYLRVHRAVPNVMFMTEEVVSLLMHSVRDIASSLVPSEKLKKSKYVRKYGQVSLAGALTRVKLVATLGASLVWITGGVVLVQSLIKETLPSWFISSHGTDPSGGMSEGLVSTLGGKALACFAVISGAFAWGVDSSSPAAKRRSSILEAHLEFVAGALHGKISLGCNKATWKSYVSGLISLIVGCTPNWLLEVDVEVLKSLSTGLKQWDEEELALALLNSSGIGTMGVTAEMIIEGGMNFVR